Proteins from a single region of Spirulina major PCC 6313:
- the cas10 gene encoding type III-B CRISPR-associated protein Cas10/Cmr2, with product MPHYYTSYWQAKIWGLLHDPALKGLHNNTGRGGEGQWQRLACMDGWHSPKDHGTVTTHQSRQWLDHVGLCDVIASASDRATLGRLPSETAIDYDADGLEIRHLLSGASQRLKLSQWHDPVIRGDRAQWLQEREELVLETVKDWDDPRQVYWWLWRCYPVALSKALSDEHPETMLPLLPAETRLPDASLWSHTSTTSAIAGALAGYHRDPAQYPPQEKGVQRQADAAYPQSYPHLVAFTFSPVQELIKASRKMRDFWAGSWVLHYLSARVCWELAWKYGPDIFVYPCLYEQPLIDGWLLEKYPEFSKWIAEPSDRALLTAGFPNVITCILPDNGTPEGKNPVRSAMQQADSALKQEWQRVGDRVLQDLQGNNDRWIKDLNPTTWHGWLKSQWQTYWIATPIGHPEAELHQAPPQDSETDSTAYETWRDFQNAIAQPKDALLTTHEVQFLAAIYSTLSEDAKHQNSDDQDSSPQLSNLNVGSWWGYMFDQLRAQLAAVKNARNWTVPTAFGPRSTISGIGPVVHGGEDWVTEGETQRDWVRSQGFGLFDGIEALNATEVVKRGLSRILKKDLLPGKIQKDEFYYPDLNAGVVGWLKTQLEQNSTDCMAAYQRACDQIQRDFPWTQTSKGDYTWGIPWVHQNHPNLPHPRLINAGWLIEDFESSDPEQKTAELQKLRTAIQTTFPAGQNPTDWYVLAAGDGDNMSSWLKGSKMEPYKDYFPDALSDKLDNLPDRLREPFDQFSQENKRMGPATHAALSRALLDFSNQLLPYLTETRYAGRLIYGGGDDVLAYTNLWEWDDWLWDVRQCFRGDADPGEEFDNSGDYWRWDAKQDCPLGISQRPLFTLGGKATISFGVVIAHQSVPLAIALENLWAAEEGAKEHCYTNEKGDIMPKDAIQTRVLYSNGNSLTTTSTFDTFKQWQALLTFDLDPSLFEQAAQTLEQHPIPIEGAIAPWVQGFCDRREQLKALDPEDQKALITAFQTWIDSTWRTNTSPGINRQLRAGCKLAAFMQRNRAIRYS from the coding sequence ATGCCGCACTACTACACATCCTATTGGCAAGCCAAAATCTGGGGGCTACTCCATGATCCTGCCCTGAAAGGACTCCACAACAACACCGGACGCGGTGGTGAAGGCCAGTGGCAACGGCTCGCCTGTATGGACGGCTGGCATTCCCCGAAAGATCACGGAACCGTCACCACCCATCAATCACGGCAATGGCTGGATCATGTGGGACTGTGTGATGTGATCGCCTCGGCAAGCGATCGCGCCACCCTCGGCCGTCTCCCCAGTGAAACAGCGATCGACTACGACGCAGACGGCCTGGAAATCCGTCACCTCCTCTCCGGCGCATCCCAACGGCTCAAACTCAGTCAATGGCACGACCCCGTAATCAGGGGCGATCGCGCCCAGTGGCTTCAGGAAAGAGAAGAATTGGTTTTAGAGACGGTGAAAGATTGGGACGATCCGCGCCAAGTCTATTGGTGGCTGTGGCGGTGCTATCCCGTCGCCCTGTCGAAAGCGTTGAGTGATGAGCATCCAGAAACGATGCTGCCCCTGCTCCCGGCAGAAACGCGGCTTCCCGATGCCTCCCTCTGGAGCCACACCAGCACCACCAGCGCGATCGCTGGAGCCTTGGCCGGATATCACCGCGACCCGGCACAGTATCCCCCCCAAGAAAAAGGCGTGCAGCGTCAAGCCGATGCGGCCTATCCCCAGTCCTACCCGCATTTGGTGGCGTTCACCTTTTCGCCCGTGCAGGAGTTGATTAAGGCGAGTCGGAAAATGCGGGATTTTTGGGCGGGGTCGTGGGTGCTGCATTATCTGTCGGCGCGGGTCTGTTGGGAGTTGGCGTGGAAATATGGGCCGGATATTTTTGTCTATCCCTGCCTGTATGAGCAGCCCTTGATTGATGGGTGGTTGTTGGAAAAATACCCGGAGTTTAGCAAGTGGATTGCCGAACCGAGCGATCGCGCCCTCCTCACCGCTGGGTTTCCCAATGTGATCACCTGCATTCTGCCGGACAATGGCACACCAGAGGGCAAAAACCCGGTGCGATCGGCGATGCAACAGGCCGACAGTGCATTGAAACAGGAGTGGCAACGGGTGGGCGATCGCGTTCTCCAGGATCTCCAGGGCAACAACGACCGTTGGATCAAAGACCTCAACCCCACCACCTGGCACGGTTGGCTAAAATCCCAATGGCAAACCTACTGGATTGCCACGCCCATCGGTCATCCGGAAGCCGAACTTCACCAAGCCCCACCCCAAGACTCAGAAACCGACTCCACTGCCTATGAAACTTGGCGAGATTTTCAAAATGCGATCGCGCAACCCAAGGACGCTCTTCTGACCACTCACGAAGTGCAGTTTTTAGCTGCGATCTATTCCACTCTCTCAGAGGATGCTAAGCACCAAAACTCGGACGATCAGGATTCATCCCCCCAACTTTCTAACCTGAATGTGGGATCGTGGTGGGGCTATATGTTCGACCAACTGCGGGCCCAATTGGCAGCGGTGAAAAATGCGCGAAATTGGACAGTACCCACGGCCTTCGGGCCGCGATCGACGATTTCGGGGATCGGGCCGGTGGTGCATGGCGGCGAGGATTGGGTGACAGAGGGGGAGACCCAACGAGATTGGGTGCGATCGCAGGGTTTCGGCCTCTTCGACGGCATCGAAGCCCTCAATGCTACGGAAGTCGTCAAGCGCGGCCTGAGTCGCATCCTCAAAAAAGACCTCTTACCCGGCAAAATTCAAAAAGATGAATTTTACTACCCAGACCTCAATGCCGGAGTGGTGGGCTGGCTGAAAACTCAGTTAGAGCAGAATTCTACAGATTGCATGGCTGCGTATCAGCGAGCCTGCGATCAGATTCAGCGTGATTTCCCTTGGACTCAAACCTCAAAAGGGGATTACACCTGGGGCATTCCCTGGGTGCATCAAAATCACCCCAATCTCCCCCATCCGCGTCTAATCAATGCGGGCTGGTTGATTGAAGACTTTGAAAGCAGCGATCCGGAGCAGAAAACCGCAGAACTCCAAAAACTCCGCACCGCCATCCAAACCACCTTCCCCGCCGGCCAAAACCCCACGGATTGGTATGTTCTGGCCGCGGGCGATGGCGACAACATGAGCAGTTGGCTGAAGGGTAGCAAAATGGAACCCTACAAAGACTATTTTCCCGACGCTCTAAGCGACAAACTCGACAATCTACCGGATCGACTCCGTGAACCCTTTGACCAATTCAGCCAAGAAAACAAACGGATGGGCCCTGCGACCCATGCGGCCCTGTCCCGCGCTCTGCTGGATTTTTCTAACCAACTCCTGCCCTACCTGACGGAAACGCGCTACGCGGGCCGCTTAATTTACGGCGGCGGCGATGATGTGCTGGCCTATACAAACTTATGGGAGTGGGATGATTGGCTGTGGGATGTGCGGCAATGTTTTCGCGGTGATGCTGATCCCGGTGAGGAGTTTGATAACTCTGGGGATTATTGGCGTTGGGATGCTAAACAAGACTGTCCGCTGGGCATCTCCCAGCGACCCCTGTTTACCTTGGGCGGCAAGGCGACGATTAGTTTTGGGGTGGTGATCGCCCATCAGTCGGTACCGTTGGCGATCGCCCTCGAAAACCTCTGGGCGGCCGAGGAAGGCGCAAAAGAGCATTGCTACACCAACGAGAAAGGCGACATCATGCCCAAAGATGCGATTCAAACCCGCGTTCTCTACAGCAACGGCAACAGCCTCACCACCACGAGCACGTTTGACACCTTCAAGCAGTGGCAAGCTCTGCTGACATTCGATCTAGATCCGTCGCTCTTTGAACAAGCCGCCCAAACCCTAGAACAACACCCGATCCCGATCGAGGGTGCGATCGCGCCTTGGGTGCAGGGATTCTGCGATCGGCGTGAACAGTTGAAAGCCCTCGATCCTGAGGATCAGAAAGCCTTGATCACCGCCTTCCAAACCTGGATCGATTCAACCTGGCGCACCAACACTTCCCCCGGTATCAATCGACAACTCCGAGCCGGGTGCAAACTCGCCGCCTTCATGCAGCGCAACCGAGCGATCCGCTACAGCTAA
- a CDS encoding type III-B CRISPR module-associated Cmr3 family protein: MTQTLHWYTITPFDVLLFRDAKPFSPGERAWAQGVFPPHGYTILGAILAALDPVAASASMQITGPFLCRDAETLYFPSPLGFTEGSPLVPLPWQERGHPLRYSIYNPQQPSPLVFSGDRPSDDNGDRAKTNRQYRRYLPYSTLLHYLNTHPLTPDDFKCLPGEPEQPWDVEIRPHNKIQAGSRQVETADGYFIEKAVRLRSGWSLAIALNQQLPTPLTLRLGGEGHRALLQRCPALDDPWQAIQTQSAENFTTLAREQGRAIAYLATPGVFEYPQKQPNGKIRATCRAWPWEWKLTHESGPLVSVATGQPTPISGRIRDHHKNPGNSIPAPQVFAAPAGTQYYLNHPAPLHQNTPSPNLAHRRRKLGYTELLWLPHRS, encoded by the coding sequence ATGACCCAAACACTCCACTGGTATACGATCACCCCCTTTGATGTCCTGCTGTTTCGGGATGCGAAACCCTTCAGCCCCGGCGAACGGGCTTGGGCCCAAGGGGTCTTTCCGCCCCACGGCTACACGATTTTAGGCGCAATTTTGGCCGCCCTTGATCCTGTAGCCGCTTCTGCATCCATGCAAATCACCGGGCCGTTTCTCTGTCGCGATGCCGAAACTCTTTATTTCCCCAGCCCCCTCGGTTTTACCGAGGGATCGCCCCTCGTTCCGTTGCCCTGGCAGGAGCGTGGGCATCCCCTCCGCTATTCGATCTACAATCCTCAGCAGCCTAGCCCGTTGGTGTTTTCCGGCGATCGCCCCTCCGATGACAATGGCGATCGCGCCAAAACCAACCGCCAATATCGCCGCTATCTCCCCTATTCCACCCTCCTGCACTACCTCAACACCCACCCCCTCACCCCGGACGATTTCAAGTGTCTTCCCGGTGAACCCGAACAACCGTGGGACGTGGAAATCCGCCCCCACAACAAAATCCAAGCCGGGAGCCGCCAAGTGGAAACCGCCGATGGCTACTTCATTGAAAAAGCCGTGCGATTACGATCGGGCTGGAGTTTAGCGATCGCCCTCAACCAGCAACTCCCCACCCCCCTAACCCTGCGTCTCGGCGGCGAAGGCCATCGCGCCCTCTTGCAACGCTGTCCCGCCCTGGATGATCCGTGGCAGGCAATCCAAACCCAATCGGCGGAAAATTTCACCACCTTGGCACGGGAGCAGGGAAGAGCGATCGCCTATCTCGCCACCCCCGGCGTTTTTGAATATCCCCAAAAACAGCCCAACGGCAAAATCCGCGCCACCTGTCGCGCTTGGCCCTGGGAGTGGAAACTCACCCATGAGTCCGGGCCCCTCGTCAGCGTCGCCACGGGTCAACCCACCCCGATTAGTGGCCGAATCCGCGATCATCACAAAAACCCCGGCAACAGCATCCCCGCCCCCCAAGTCTTCGCCGCCCCCGCTGGCACGCAATACTACCTCAACCATCCCGCCCCCCTCCACCAAAACACCCCCAGCCCCAACCTCGCCCACCGACGGCGCAAACTCGGCTACACCGAACTGCTTTGGCTCCCCCACCGCTCTTAA